From the genome of candidate division KSB1 bacterium, one region includes:
- a CDS encoding FAD-dependent oxidoreductase: MGENLPRIGVFVCDCGLNIAGAVDTAAVAEYAKTLPGVVAVIRNTYTCADPGQNEIKRAIVEHKLERVVVASCTPKIHEPTFRTCVEEAGLNKYLFEMANIREHCSWVHQYDRAAATEKAKDLVRSAVYRARFLEPQREPVYPVTKAALVIGGGVAGIQAALNRADAGHQVYLVEKEPSIGGIMAALDKIYPTMDCAI; the protein is encoded by the coding sequence ATGGGAGAGAATCTTCCGCGCATCGGTGTGTTTGTCTGCGACTGCGGCCTGAACATCGCGGGCGCCGTGGACACCGCAGCGGTGGCCGAATACGCCAAGACCTTGCCGGGAGTGGTGGCGGTCATCCGTAACACCTACACTTGTGCTGACCCTGGCCAGAACGAAATCAAAAGGGCCATCGTCGAGCATAAGTTAGAGCGGGTGGTGGTGGCCTCGTGCACGCCGAAGATCCACGAGCCGACCTTCCGCACATGCGTTGAGGAGGCAGGGCTCAACAAGTACCTCTTCGAGATGGCCAACATCCGCGAGCACTGCAGTTGGGTGCACCAGTACGACCGCGCGGCTGCTACCGAGAAGGCCAAGGACCTGGTGCGCAGCGCCGTGTACCGTGCACGCTTCTTGGAGCCCCAGAGGGAGCCTGTCTACCCGGTGACCAAGGCGGCACTGGTCATCGGCGGCGGCGTGGCCGGCATCCAGGCTGCGCTGAACCGTGCGGATGCCGGGCACCAAGTCTACCTGGTGGAAAAGGAGCCGTCCATCGGCGGCATTATGGCCGCCCTGGACAAGATCTACCCGACCATGGACTGCGCCATATGA
- a CDS encoding hydrogenase iron-sulfur subunit, which yields MMDVGRHPKIELFTYSQVDEVTGFVGNFKVKIRRKARYVRVEDCTACGECAKVCPVVVPDEYQQGFSSRKAIYLPFAQAVPSAYILDMAHCLGTNPIACGKCAKVCAKKCIDYDMQDELVEREVGAIIVATGLDVYDPRPLDEFGYTRFENVITTMEFERPICAGGPTAGHFIRPTDRRVPKTVGFIQCVGSRSTKRGNRYCSNVCCMNTVKDTLLLKDHYPEVQCKVFYLDMRAFGKGFEEMFRRSKEEGVQYIRGIPGDIYEDPVTKNLVLLVENTMTGKIEENELEMVVLAVGMQARAEQKDLQKLLTLSNTADGFLLESHPKLKPVDAPTQGVFYAGCGEAPKDIKDSVTQAGAAAARAGILLNAGQVTIEAITSMLAPARCTFCGLCSRVCPFHAIIPPDRKKNQYPVFIEAACAGCGACAAGCPTDAIHMRHFRDEQILAQIQALLEERPEEKILAFACNWCWYAGGDNAGTARLQYPPTARLIRTMCSGRVDEKFVWYGFKLGAPIVLVSGCHFADCHYVNAVQWTQRREERLWDKLEKKGIRPERLQLEWISAAEGQKFARVMRELEEMRQKVTLEEIRQTMEILKDYDPLQKESTAAAASA from the coding sequence ATGATGGATGTCGGTCGACATCCCAAAATCGAGCTCTTCACCTACAGCCAGGTAGACGAAGTCACCGGTTTCGTCGGCAACTTCAAGGTCAAGATCCGCAGGAAGGCCCGCTATGTGCGGGTGGAGGATTGCACCGCCTGCGGTGAATGCGCCAAGGTCTGCCCGGTGGTGGTCCCGGACGAGTACCAGCAGGGCTTCTCTTCGCGCAAGGCCATCTACTTGCCCTTTGCCCAGGCGGTGCCGTCGGCCTATATCTTGGACATGGCCCACTGCTTAGGCACTAACCCCATCGCCTGCGGCAAGTGCGCGAAGGTGTGCGCCAAGAAGTGCATTGACTATGACATGCAGGACGAACTTGTGGAGCGGGAGGTGGGGGCCATCATCGTCGCCACCGGCCTGGACGTCTATGACCCACGCCCCTTGGACGAGTTCGGCTACACGCGCTTCGAGAACGTCATTACGACCATGGAGTTCGAGCGTCCCATCTGTGCCGGTGGCCCGACCGCCGGACATTTCATCCGTCCGACCGATCGCCGCGTGCCCAAGACCGTGGGCTTCATCCAGTGCGTCGGCTCTCGTTCCACCAAGCGCGGCAACCGCTACTGTAGCAACGTCTGTTGCATGAACACGGTGAAAGATACACTTCTCCTCAAGGACCACTACCCGGAGGTGCAATGCAAGGTCTTTTACCTGGACATGCGCGCCTTCGGCAAAGGTTTTGAGGAGATGTTCCGGCGGAGCAAAGAGGAGGGGGTGCAGTACATCCGCGGCATTCCCGGCGATATCTACGAAGACCCGGTGACCAAGAATCTGGTGCTCCTGGTGGAAAACACCATGACCGGCAAGATCGAAGAAAATGAGCTTGAAATGGTGGTCTTGGCAGTGGGGATGCAGGCGCGGGCAGAGCAGAAGGACTTGCAGAAGCTGCTTACGCTGTCCAACACCGCAGACGGCTTCCTGTTGGAGTCCCACCCTAAGCTGAAGCCGGTAGATGCGCCCACGCAGGGCGTCTTCTACGCCGGGTGTGGGGAGGCTCCCAAGGACATTAAGGACAGTGTGACCCAGGCCGGGGCAGCTGCTGCTCGCGCCGGCATCCTGCTCAATGCTGGCCAGGTGACCATCGAGGCGATTACTTCCATGCTGGCTCCGGCGCGGTGCACGTTCTGCGGCCTGTGCAGTAGGGTGTGCCCCTTTCATGCGATTATTCCCCCGGACCGCAAGAAGAATCAGTACCCAGTGTTCATCGAAGCGGCGTGTGCGGGGTGTGGTGCCTGTGCCGCGGGGTGCCCCACGGACGCCATCCACATGCGGCACTTCCGGGACGAGCAGATCCTGGCGCAGATCCAGGCCCTGCTGGAAGAAAGGCCTGAGGAGAAGATCCTTGCTTTTGCCTGCAACTGGTGCTGGTATGCTGGCGGCGACAATGCGGGCACCGCCCGCCTCCAATACCCACCGACCGCCCGGCTGATTCGCACCATGTGCAGTGGCCGTGTGGATGAAAAGTTCGTCTGGTACGGCTTCAAGTTGGGCGCGCCCATCGTGTTGGTGTCTGGGTGTCATTTCGCCGACTGCCACTATGTCAATGCCGTGCAGTGGACGCAGCGCCGGGAGGAGCGTCTCTGGGACAAGTTGGAAAAGAAAGGCATCCGCCCGGAGCGGCTGCAGTTGGAGTGGATCAGCGCCGCCGAGGGGCAAAAGTTCGCGCGCGTCATGCGAGAATTGGAGGAAATGCGCCAGAAGGTGACCTTAGAGGAGATCCGCCAGACCATGGAGATCCTCAAGGACTATGATCCGCTGCAGAAGGAGAGCACAGCGGCTGCCGCATCGGCGTAG
- a CDS encoding hydrogenase maturation nickel metallochaperone HypA, with product MGEAKFKCLRCGYEFMAHYDPKITEERACPKCHSNSVRRIKEESPR from the coding sequence ATGGGGGAAGCAAAGTTCAAATGCCTGCGCTGCGGCTACGAATTCATGGCCCACTATGACCCGAAAATTACCGAGGAGCGGGCCTGTCCGAAATGCCACAGCAACAGTGTGCGGCGCATCAAGGAGGAAAGCCCAAGGTAG